In Microbacterium cremeum, a genomic segment contains:
- a CDS encoding Gfo/Idh/MocA family protein, translating to MTHRRYALVGAGHRAQMYVDAITGRYAGDAVLVAICEPNPVRAQYYVDRVVAAGHPAPAVYGPDDLEATIRGERIDRVIICARDDLHAPLIVRATDAGADVVVEKPLTIDGPSAAAIEDAIERTGREVVITFNYRYSPRNSALRRVIQDGTIGDVTSVDFTWVLDTKHGADYFRRWHREKQHSGGLLVHKASHHFDLVNWWIRSAPRRVFASGGLRFYGAENAAARGIRNRPERGTHDGGPREDADPFELDLRDDERLKALYLDAEQHDGYVRDRDVFGEGITIEDNLALVVDYASGATLSYSLNAHAPWEGYRVAVNGTLGRAELDVVERGAVLAGEGLHPVLDPSAVHAGTAPSLRPEGERLVVQRHWEAAYEVPIESSGDGHGGGDVLLLADVFEGPGDDPLARPADWRDGVRSIAVGIAGNRSLETGLPVQVADLGIRLLVAGARGERS from the coding sequence ATGACCCACCGCCGGTACGCCCTCGTCGGGGCGGGTCACCGCGCCCAGATGTACGTCGACGCGATCACGGGCCGCTACGCCGGCGACGCGGTGCTCGTCGCCATCTGCGAGCCGAACCCGGTGCGCGCGCAGTACTACGTCGACCGCGTCGTGGCGGCCGGCCACCCCGCGCCCGCCGTCTACGGCCCCGACGATCTCGAGGCGACGATCCGCGGCGAGCGCATCGACCGCGTGATCATCTGCGCGCGCGACGACCTGCACGCGCCGCTCATCGTGCGGGCGACGGATGCCGGAGCCGACGTCGTCGTCGAGAAGCCGCTCACGATCGACGGACCGTCGGCCGCGGCCATCGAGGACGCCATCGAACGCACCGGCCGCGAGGTCGTCATCACCTTCAACTACCGCTACTCGCCCCGCAACTCGGCGCTGCGCCGGGTCATCCAGGACGGCACGATCGGCGACGTGACCTCGGTCGACTTCACGTGGGTGCTCGACACCAAGCACGGCGCGGACTACTTCCGTCGCTGGCACCGTGAGAAGCAGCACTCCGGCGGGCTCCTCGTCCACAAGGCGAGCCACCACTTCGATCTCGTCAACTGGTGGATCCGCTCGGCACCGCGCCGCGTGTTCGCCTCGGGCGGCCTGCGCTTCTACGGTGCCGAGAATGCGGCGGCTCGCGGCATCCGGAACCGACCCGAACGCGGCACGCACGACGGGGGGCCTCGGGAGGACGCCGACCCGTTCGAGCTCGATCTGCGGGACGACGAGCGGCTGAAGGCGCTGTACCTCGACGCCGAGCAGCACGACGGTTACGTGCGCGACCGCGACGTGTTCGGCGAGGGCATCACGATCGAAGACAACCTCGCGCTCGTCGTCGACTACGCCTCGGGCGCGACGCTCAGCTACTCGCTCAACGCGCACGCGCCGTGGGAGGGGTACCGCGTGGCGGTCAACGGCACGCTCGGCCGCGCCGAGCTCGATGTCGTCGAACGGGGTGCGGTGCTCGCCGGCGAAGGGCTGCACCCGGTGCTCGACCCGTCGGCCGTGCACGCCGGCACGGCGCCGTCGCTGCGGCCCGAGGGAGAGCGGCTCGTCGTGCAGCGGCACTGGGAGGCCGCGTACGAGGTGCCGATCGAGAGCAGCGGCGACGGCCACGGCGGCGGCGACGTGCTGCTGCTCGCCGACGTGTTCGAAGGCCCCGGCGACGACCCGCTCGCGCGTCCCGCGGACTGGCGCGACGGCGTCCGCTCCATCGCCGTCGGCATCGCCGGCAACCGCTCGCTCGAGACCGGGCTCCCCGTCCAGGTCGCCGATCTCGGCATCCGTCTTCTCGTCGCCGGCGCCCGGGGCGAGCGCTCATGA
- a CDS encoding NIPSNAP family protein — protein MPQVTVHLRYEIDPDKLEEFTHYGREWIRLVDKLGGTHHGYFLPSEGDSDEAFALFTFPSLAEYEAYRTASFSDPECVAMFDYARETGCIRRYERRFLAPVLS, from the coding sequence ATGCCCCAGGTCACCGTCCACCTCCGCTACGAGATCGACCCCGACAAGCTCGAGGAGTTCACCCACTACGGGCGTGAGTGGATCCGCCTCGTCGACAAGCTCGGCGGCACGCACCACGGCTACTTCCTGCCGAGCGAGGGCGACAGCGACGAGGCGTTCGCGCTCTTCACCTTCCCGTCGCTCGCCGAGTACGAGGCCTACCGCACGGCGTCGTTCTCCGACCCGGAGTGCGTCGCGATGTTCGACTACGCCCGCGAGACCGGGTGCATCCGCCGCTACGAGCGGCGGTTCCTCGCGCCCGTCCTCAGCTGA
- a CDS encoding LacI family DNA-binding transcriptional regulator yields the protein MPRPPRLDGSARVTIADVAARAGVSLSTVSRALNGNPTVDPALAAKVQDAAAALDYTASPVARSLVLGRTQTVAVVVPDLGNPTFQAILRGLSRAAAADDYHVLVADSAESVDEERVLATATRRRTDGVILCAPRLPQDELDRLVGGLRPVVLINRSSGDVPSVRADYRTALAAELEHLHALGHRRVVFLAGAPGSVANAARLEAIEQFRAGHPETDVTEIPCGVDFEAGAAAAPAVLASGATAALAFNDLVAMGLLSAVQASGCRIPDDLSIAGFDDIPFAQYTTPPLTTAAVPAAELGAQAWSRMRGLLEGAEPGHPLTLLPELTVRGSTGPAA from the coding sequence ATGCCTCGACCGCCGCGCCTGGACGGTTCGGCGCGCGTCACGATCGCGGACGTCGCCGCACGCGCCGGCGTCTCGCTCTCGACGGTGTCGCGCGCCCTGAACGGCAACCCCACGGTGGATCCGGCACTGGCGGCGAAGGTGCAGGATGCCGCGGCCGCCCTCGACTACACCGCCAGCCCCGTCGCGCGCAGCCTCGTGCTCGGTCGCACCCAGACGGTCGCGGTCGTCGTGCCCGATCTCGGCAATCCGACCTTCCAGGCGATCCTGCGCGGCCTCAGTCGCGCCGCCGCAGCCGACGACTACCACGTGCTCGTCGCGGACTCCGCCGAGTCCGTCGACGAGGAGCGCGTCCTCGCGACCGCGACCCGCCGTCGCACCGACGGCGTCATCCTGTGCGCGCCGCGCCTGCCGCAGGACGAGCTCGACCGTCTCGTCGGCGGGCTGCGACCCGTCGTGCTCATCAACCGCTCGTCGGGCGACGTGCCGTCGGTGCGCGCCGACTACCGCACCGCGCTCGCGGCCGAGCTCGAGCATCTGCACGCCCTGGGTCACCGCCGTGTCGTGTTCCTCGCCGGCGCGCCGGGCAGCGTGGCGAATGCGGCCCGCCTCGAGGCGATCGAGCAGTTCCGTGCCGGGCACCCCGAGACCGACGTGACCGAGATCCCGTGCGGCGTCGACTTCGAGGCCGGCGCGGCTGCGGCCCCGGCCGTGCTCGCATCCGGCGCGACGGCGGCGCTCGCCTTCAACGACCTCGTCGCGATGGGCCTGCTGAGCGCCGTGCAGGCGAGCGGATGCCGCATCCCGGACGACCTCTCGATCGCCGGGTTCGACGACATCCCGTTCGCGCAGTACACGACGCCGCCGCTGACGACGGCCGCCGTCCCGGCCGCCGAGCTCGGAGCCCAGGCGTGGTCGCGCATGCGCGGGCTGCTCGAGGGCGCCGAGCCGGGGCATCCGCTCACCCTCCTGCCCGAACTGACGGTCCGAGGCTCGACAGGCCCCGCGGCGTGA
- a CDS encoding LacI family DNA-binding transcriptional regulator, with protein sequence MSDISAPPRGAATLHDVAREAGVSLATASRVLNGSTRKVADSYRERVEAAAERLGYTANLSAQATARGTSAIVALLVADIADPYFGQLASGVARGADEAGLVVTIAITERDPQREVKLVRALRGQRPRGLILAASRVDGPDAVGLQSELDAFSSMGGRVVVVGPGGGPARSVAVDNRWAAAALGAELAALGYRDAVVLAASQGIRTSDDRLAGFTEGFAGGGGVVREVRRAGFTRDAGYDAARELLAGDVAPGTLIFGISDVVAIGAMSAVRDAGRQVGADVAVAGFDDIATGRDIRPGLTTVRVPLEDLGYRALHAATDPEWDSAAPPLKLEVVVRGSTPPRG encoded by the coding sequence GTGAGCGACATCTCCGCGCCGCCCCGCGGCGCAGCCACCCTTCACGACGTCGCCCGCGAGGCGGGCGTCTCGCTCGCGACCGCGTCGCGCGTCCTGAACGGCTCGACGCGCAAGGTGGCCGACAGCTACCGCGAGCGCGTCGAGGCCGCCGCGGAGCGGCTCGGCTACACGGCGAACCTCTCGGCGCAGGCCACGGCGCGGGGCACGTCCGCCATCGTCGCTCTGCTGGTCGCCGACATCGCAGACCCCTACTTCGGGCAGCTCGCCTCGGGCGTCGCCCGCGGCGCCGACGAGGCCGGGCTCGTCGTGACCATCGCCATCACCGAGCGCGACCCGCAGCGAGAGGTCAAGCTCGTCCGGGCGCTGCGCGGGCAGCGGCCTCGCGGACTCATCCTCGCGGCGTCGCGCGTCGACGGTCCCGATGCGGTGGGCCTGCAGAGCGAGCTCGACGCCTTCTCGTCGATGGGCGGTCGCGTCGTGGTCGTCGGGCCCGGGGGCGGGCCGGCTCGTTCGGTCGCCGTCGACAACCGCTGGGCCGCTGCGGCCCTCGGCGCCGAGCTCGCCGCGCTCGGGTACCGCGACGCGGTCGTGCTCGCGGCATCCCAGGGAATCCGTACGTCGGATGACCGCCTCGCCGGGTTCACGGAGGGCTTCGCGGGCGGGGGCGGAGTGGTGCGCGAGGTGCGTCGCGCCGGGTTCACGCGCGACGCCGGCTACGACGCGGCGCGGGAGCTGCTCGCGGGCGACGTCGCGCCCGGCACGCTGATCTTCGGCATCAGCGACGTCGTCGCGATCGGGGCCATGTCGGCCGTACGGGATGCCGGACGCCAGGTCGGCGCCGATGTCGCGGTCGCCGGGTTCGACGACATCGCCACGGGTCGCGACATCCGTCCCGGCCTCACGACGGTGCGAGTGCCCCTCGAGGATCTCGGCTACCGCGCGCTGCACGCCGCGACCGACCCGGAGTGGGACTCTGCGGCGCCGCCGCTGAAGCTCGAGGTCGTCGTGCGAGGGTCCACCCCGCCGCGCGGCTGA
- a CDS encoding carbohydrate ABC transporter permease — protein sequence MRTDVAATAEPAASLIPNLDEIADHPSRAPRRLSPAWKKVIFYGALSVIAIPFVFPTWWMITSSLKPVNEIFAFPPSLWPADPTLQAYVDAFTIQPFARQYFNSVYIAVFVTLGTMLISAMAGYAFARIRFPGQNLLFMVVLVGLLIPSEVTIVPLFQMFNSWGLVNTHWPLLLVTTFGAPSVLATFIMRQFFLTLPVELEEAARLDGLGRWAIWWRIALPLSRTALAAVAIFTFLHVWNLYLEPTVYLLSPELFTLPQALTRYTDAYGGEMWNVQMAASTMTALPVLIVFVFAQKQFVEGLAQTGLKG from the coding sequence ATGAGAACTGACGTCGCTGCGACGGCCGAGCCCGCGGCATCCCTCATTCCCAACCTGGACGAGATCGCCGACCACCCCTCACGCGCGCCGCGCCGCCTCTCGCCGGCGTGGAAGAAGGTGATCTTCTACGGGGCGCTCAGCGTCATCGCGATCCCCTTCGTCTTCCCGACGTGGTGGATGATCACGTCGTCGCTGAAGCCCGTCAACGAGATCTTCGCGTTCCCGCCCTCGTTGTGGCCCGCCGACCCGACCCTCCAGGCCTACGTCGACGCGTTCACCATCCAGCCGTTCGCGCGGCAGTACTTCAACAGCGTCTACATCGCCGTGTTCGTGACCCTCGGCACCATGCTCATCTCGGCGATGGCCGGCTACGCCTTCGCGCGCATCCGGTTCCCCGGGCAGAACCTGCTGTTCATGGTCGTCCTCGTGGGGCTGCTGATCCCCAGCGAGGTCACGATCGTGCCGCTGTTCCAGATGTTCAACTCGTGGGGCCTGGTGAACACCCACTGGCCACTGCTGCTGGTGACGACGTTCGGCGCCCCGAGCGTGCTGGCGACCTTCATCATGCGGCAGTTCTTCCTCACGCTGCCGGTGGAGCTCGAGGAGGCCGCGCGTCTGGACGGGCTCGGGCGCTGGGCGATCTGGTGGCGCATCGCCCTCCCGCTGTCGCGCACCGCGCTCGCGGCGGTCGCGATCTTCACCTTCCTCCACGTGTGGAACCTGTACCTCGAGCCGACCGTCTACCTCCTGTCGCCCGAGCTGTTCACGCTGCCGCAGGCGCTGACGCGCTACACCGACGCGTACGGCGGCGAGATGTGGAACGTGCAGATGGCCGCCTCCACCATGACCGCGCTTCCCGTGCTCATCGTGTTCGTCTTCGCGCAGAAGCAGTTCGTCGAAGGGCTCGCGCAGACAGGGCTGAAGGGCTGA
- a CDS encoding carbohydrate ABC transporter permease yields the protein MTYRRRDALSGYLFIAPQLAGIVLFVLVPLVLVVYYSFHEWNVLAGTFTFVGLDNVEKLFTDPRLGSVLTATAVFSVGLVVFNLTLALVLAVLLNRRWRGITAFRTIFFSPVVVSLVAWTIVWGFLLQDNGGINGLLAMIGIDGPNWLREGPTAMLSVIVVQVFKNVGLNMVLFLAALQGVPRELQEAARVDGANDRQIFGRVVLPLISPTILLTLIITIVGSLQVYAQIAVLTQGGPGISTTVLVYYLVQQAFDFHHFGYGSALALLLFLIVLVLTIAQWQLRKRWVFYEN from the coding sequence TTGACCTACCGACGCCGCGACGCGCTCAGCGGGTACCTCTTCATCGCTCCGCAGCTCGCCGGCATCGTCCTGTTCGTGCTCGTGCCGCTCGTGCTGGTCGTCTACTACTCGTTCCACGAATGGAACGTCCTCGCGGGCACATTCACGTTCGTCGGACTCGACAACGTCGAGAAGCTGTTCACCGATCCGCGGCTGGGCTCGGTGCTGACGGCGACCGCGGTCTTCTCGGTGGGTCTCGTCGTCTTCAACCTCACGCTGGCGCTCGTGCTGGCCGTGCTGCTCAACCGGCGCTGGCGCGGCATCACGGCCTTCCGCACGATCTTCTTCTCACCGGTCGTCGTCTCGCTCGTCGCCTGGACGATCGTGTGGGGCTTCCTGCTGCAAGACAACGGCGGCATCAACGGCCTCCTCGCCATGATCGGCATCGACGGTCCGAACTGGCTGCGAGAAGGCCCGACCGCGATGCTCAGCGTCATCGTCGTCCAGGTGTTCAAGAACGTCGGCCTCAACATGGTGCTGTTCCTCGCCGCCCTCCAGGGCGTGCCGCGCGAGCTGCAGGAGGCGGCACGGGTCGACGGTGCGAACGACCGCCAGATCTTCGGCCGGGTCGTCCTCCCCCTCATCTCGCCGACCATCCTGCTCACCCTCATCATCACGATCGTCGGCTCGCTGCAGGTGTACGCGCAGATCGCGGTGCTCACGCAGGGCGGGCCCGGCATCTCCACCACGGTGCTGGTCTACTACCTCGTCCAGCAGGCGTTCGACTTCCACCACTTCGGGTACGGCTCCGCCCTCGCGCTCCTGCTGTTCCTGATCGTCCTCGTGCTGACCATCGCCCAGTGGCAGCTGCGCAAGAGATGGGTCTTCTATGAGAACTGA
- a CDS encoding ABC transporter substrate-binding protein, which translates to MRSAKPLTAAALLAATAFVATACAGGPAPEAEPAEDIDLRMTVWTSNEDHLALFDSIAEEYMADHPEIASITFDPLPFDDYTSTVTTQVAGGNAPDLAWILENSAPDFVSSGALLPLNEVLEGTEGYDFDDLAPSATALWESDGALLAYPFSTSPFVVFANDDLLAAAGQPTSAQLQADGAWTWEDVSRIGAAVNDSTGKAGFVIRDFDYLNWDYLSTVWNGWGAAPWSEDGSTCTFDDEEMVEAFEFLHDAAFTSQSMPGPGTTADFFAGESAFTVTQISRANLLADGGFAWNLLPLPEGPVGDYSVTGQAGIGVMSQGENTAAAAEFLAFFTNPENAEKLAAYFPPPRTSLLNAETLAAANPLLTEEQIESVVVPGIENGEVRPSHTDSAEIGQQVRASLDDLWVAGADIPAVLEGTCAAIEPLL; encoded by the coding sequence ATGAGATCAGCAAAGCCGCTGACCGCCGCCGCCCTGCTCGCGGCGACAGCGTTCGTCGCCACCGCCTGCGCGGGCGGACCGGCCCCCGAGGCCGAGCCCGCGGAGGACATCGATCTGCGCATGACCGTGTGGACGTCCAATGAAGACCATCTCGCGCTCTTCGACTCGATCGCCGAGGAGTACATGGCCGATCACCCCGAGATCGCGTCCATCACGTTCGACCCGCTCCCGTTCGACGACTACACCTCGACGGTGACCACCCAGGTGGCCGGCGGCAACGCTCCCGACCTGGCGTGGATCCTCGAGAACTCGGCGCCCGACTTCGTCTCGAGCGGCGCACTGCTCCCGCTGAACGAGGTGCTCGAGGGCACCGAGGGCTACGACTTCGACGACCTCGCCCCGAGCGCGACCGCGCTGTGGGAGAGCGACGGCGCACTGCTGGCCTACCCGTTCAGCACGTCGCCCTTCGTCGTGTTCGCCAACGACGACCTGCTCGCCGCCGCGGGTCAGCCCACGTCCGCGCAGCTGCAGGCCGACGGCGCGTGGACGTGGGAGGACGTCAGCCGGATCGGCGCCGCGGTGAACGACAGCACCGGCAAGGCCGGCTTCGTCATCCGCGACTTCGACTACCTGAACTGGGACTACCTCAGCACCGTGTGGAACGGGTGGGGCGCCGCGCCGTGGAGCGAGGACGGCTCGACGTGCACGTTCGACGACGAGGAGATGGTCGAGGCGTTCGAGTTCCTCCACGACGCCGCTTTCACGTCGCAGTCGATGCCCGGGCCGGGCACGACGGCCGACTTCTTCGCCGGGGAGTCGGCCTTCACGGTCACGCAGATCTCGCGGGCGAACCTCCTCGCGGACGGCGGCTTCGCATGGAATCTGCTCCCGCTTCCCGAGGGTCCCGTCGGCGACTACTCCGTCACCGGCCAGGCCGGCATCGGCGTGATGAGCCAGGGCGAGAACACCGCGGCGGCTGCCGAGTTCCTCGCGTTCTTCACCAACCCCGAGAACGCCGAGAAGCTGGCTGCGTACTTCCCGCCGCCGCGAACGTCGCTGCTGAACGCCGAGACGCTCGCCGCCGCGAACCCGCTGCTGACCGAGGAGCAGATCGAGTCCGTGGTGGTGCCGGGCATCGAGAACGGCGAGGTGCGCCCGAGCCACACCGACTCGGCCGAGATCGGCCAGCAGGTGCGTGCGTCGCTCGACGACCTGTGGGTGGCGGGTGCCGACATCCCGGCGGTCCTCGAGGGTACCTGCGCGGCGATCGAACCGCTCCTGTAA
- a CDS encoding FAD-dependent oxidoreductase, translating to MTELRTDILVVGGGLGGVAAALAALEAGRRVVLSEEYRWLGGQLTSQAVPMDEHSWIEQFGATARYRRLREGIRDHYRRWYPLTAAALADPTLNPGNGMVSRLCAEPRAGVAVISAMLAPHLASGALTLIQPAVPTAVDVDGDHVRAVTLHHLTDGTDVVVAADYVIDATELGDLLPLAGAEYATGFEGRSDTGEPSAPEQAQPANQQAFSWCFVVDHVDGDHTIDRPADYDTWRRQQPPYWGAPMLSLTGPDPRTLASLTRTFTPHGPRPSAVADQGKDPGDRELWTFRRILARDNFTPGAFPSDLVLVNWPMIDYLGGTLVDVTPEEAEHHKQQARQQSLSMLYWLQTEAPRPDGGTGFPGLRLRGDVTDGPDGLAMAPYIRESRRLLTETRVTEHDLSIALRGHGRPFTTTESVGVGMYRIDLHPSTGGDNYLDVASAPFEVPLGILIPRRLENLLPAGKNAGTTHITNGAFRLHPVEWNIGEAAGSLAAFSLHRTTTPRAVRNTPALLQEFQSLLTINGVELHWPDVTGY from the coding sequence ATGACCGAACTGCGCACCGACATCCTCGTCGTGGGAGGCGGCCTCGGCGGCGTGGCCGCCGCGCTCGCCGCCCTCGAAGCGGGTCGCCGCGTGGTGTTGAGCGAGGAGTACCGCTGGCTGGGCGGACAGCTCACCAGTCAGGCCGTCCCCATGGACGAGCACAGCTGGATCGAGCAGTTCGGCGCCACCGCACGGTACCGGCGCCTGCGCGAGGGCATCCGCGATCACTACCGCCGGTGGTACCCGCTGACCGCCGCGGCACTGGCCGATCCCACCCTCAACCCGGGCAACGGCATGGTCAGCCGGCTGTGCGCGGAGCCTCGCGCGGGCGTCGCGGTCATTTCGGCGATGCTGGCTCCCCACCTGGCCAGCGGCGCCCTCACCCTCATCCAGCCCGCCGTGCCCACCGCCGTCGACGTCGACGGCGACCACGTCCGCGCGGTGACGCTGCACCACCTGACCGACGGCACCGACGTGGTGGTCGCGGCCGACTACGTCATCGACGCGACCGAGCTCGGCGACCTGCTGCCGCTCGCCGGAGCCGAGTACGCCACCGGATTCGAGGGACGCTCCGACACGGGCGAGCCGAGCGCGCCCGAGCAGGCGCAGCCCGCGAACCAGCAGGCGTTCAGCTGGTGCTTCGTCGTCGACCACGTCGACGGCGACCACACCATCGACCGGCCCGCCGACTACGACACGTGGCGCCGCCAGCAGCCGCCGTACTGGGGTGCGCCGATGCTCTCGCTCACCGGGCCCGACCCGCGCACCCTTGCCAGTCTCACCCGCACGTTCACGCCGCACGGGCCCCGGCCGTCGGCCGTCGCCGACCAGGGCAAGGACCCCGGAGACCGCGAGCTCTGGACATTCCGCCGCATCCTCGCGCGCGACAACTTCACCCCCGGCGCCTTCCCCAGCGACCTCGTGCTCGTCAACTGGCCGATGATCGACTACCTGGGCGGCACGCTCGTCGACGTCACACCCGAAGAGGCGGAGCATCACAAGCAGCAGGCGCGGCAGCAATCGCTGTCGATGCTGTACTGGCTGCAGACGGAGGCCCCGCGCCCGGACGGCGGCACCGGGTTCCCCGGACTCCGGCTGCGCGGCGACGTCACCGACGGCCCCGACGGCCTGGCGATGGCCCCCTACATCCGGGAGTCGCGCCGCCTGCTCACCGAGACCCGCGTCACCGAGCACGATCTGTCGATCGCCCTGCGCGGGCACGGCCGCCCGTTCACCACGACCGAGTCCGTCGGCGTCGGGATGTACCGGATCGACCTGCACCCGTCCACGGGCGGCGACAACTACCTGGATGTCGCGAGCGCTCCATTCGAGGTCCCGCTCGGCATCCTCATCCCCCGCCGGCTCGAGAACCTCCTGCCGGCGGGCAAGAACGCCGGCACGACGCACATCACCAACGGCGCGTTCCGCCTGCACCCCGTGGAGTGGAACATCGGCGAGGCCGCCGGGTCGCTCGCCGCCTTCAGCCTGCACCGCACGACCACCCCCCGCGCGGTGCGGAACACTCCTGCGCTCCTGCAGGAGTTCCAGTCCCTGCTCACCATCAACGGCGTCGAGCTGCACTGGCCCGACGTCACCGGCTACTAG
- a CDS encoding LacI family DNA-binding transcriptional regulator gives MTTPPSTQGRITQRRIAELAGVSQATVSLVLNGKADASSRIPEETRKRVLDVINSTTYVPDPAARRLAGVGNKIIGVFTYEPAFPSASLDFYAALLTGIESEAEGLGCDLLLFTSAPVEGTRRRLFHENNRLRLADGCLLLGREMDTGELERLVESGFPFVAIGRREATGVPYVAADYVTGTAALVARAWDLGHRRFAYVHPDSTGESVLDRQRGFREELARRGVDADAVTAFIASDGDAPAGDWERVRDSGATVLFVENPTYAIGMLPHMARAGVSIPGDLSVVALADPSRSTDSDPDFTRLSPPRTQLGSEALALLSRILDPAAEVPPADLRLTLDCAVHDGATLARPRTTQENTR, from the coding sequence ATGACGACACCCCCGAGCACGCAGGGCCGGATCACCCAGCGCCGCATCGCCGAGCTCGCCGGCGTGAGCCAGGCGACCGTCTCGCTCGTCTTGAACGGCAAGGCGGACGCGTCCAGCCGCATTCCCGAAGAGACGCGCAAGCGCGTGCTCGACGTCATCAACAGCACGACGTACGTGCCCGACCCGGCCGCTCGGCGGCTGGCCGGCGTCGGCAACAAGATCATCGGCGTCTTCACCTACGAGCCGGCGTTCCCGAGCGCGAGCCTCGACTTCTACGCCGCCCTCCTCACCGGCATCGAGTCCGAGGCCGAAGGGCTGGGGTGCGACCTGCTGCTGTTCACGAGCGCCCCGGTCGAAGGCACGCGACGCCGGCTCTTCCACGAGAACAACCGGCTGCGCCTGGCCGACGGATGCCTCCTGCTCGGGCGCGAGATGGACACCGGCGAGCTCGAGCGACTGGTCGAGAGCGGGTTCCCCTTCGTCGCCATCGGCCGCCGCGAGGCGACCGGCGTCCCGTACGTCGCGGCCGACTACGTCACCGGCACCGCCGCGCTCGTCGCGCGGGCGTGGGATCTCGGCCACCGCCGCTTCGCGTACGTGCATCCCGACAGCACCGGCGAGTCCGTGCTCGACCGTCAGCGCGGCTTCCGCGAGGAGCTCGCGCGCCGCGGGGTCGACGCCGACGCGGTGACCGCCTTCATCGCGAGCGACGGCGACGCTCCCGCGGGCGACTGGGAACGCGTGCGCGACTCCGGCGCGACCGTGCTCTTCGTCGAGAACCCGACGTACGCCATCGGGATGCTGCCGCACATGGCTCGCGCCGGCGTCTCGATCCCCGGCGATCTGTCGGTCGTCGCCCTCGCCGACCCGTCCCGGTCCACCGACAGCGATCCGGACTTCACACGCTTGAGCCCGCCCCGCACTCAGCTGGGCTCGGAGGCGCTGGCGCTGCTCTCGCGGATCCTCGACCCCGCGGCCGAGGTGCCGCCGGCCGACCTTCGCCTCACCCTCGACTGCGCCGTCCACGACGGCGCCACCCTCGCCCGCCCCCGCACCACCCAGGAGAACACCCGATGA